The proteins below come from a single Danio aesculapii chromosome 25, fDanAes4.1, whole genome shotgun sequence genomic window:
- the gal gene encoding galanin peptides isoform X1, producing the protein MHRCVGGVCVSLIVCAFLTETLGMVIAAKEKRGWTLNSAGYLLGPRRIDHLIQIKDTPSARGREDLLGQYAIDSHRSLSDKHGLAGKREMPLDEDFKTGALRIADEDVVHTIIDFLSYLKLKEIGALDSLPSSLTSEEISQS; encoded by the exons ATGCACAGGTGTGTCGGTGGAGTTTGTGTGTCTCTCATTGTGTGCGCGTTTCTGACGGAAACACTCGGGATGGTGATCGCG GCAAAAGAGAAGAGAGGATGGACCCTGAACAGTGCTGGTTATCTCCTCGGTCCTC GTCGTATTGATCACCTTATACAGATTAAGGATACTCCCAGTGCAAGGGGGCGAGAAGATCTGCTTGGTCAAT ATGCCATTGATAGTCACAGGAGCCTTAGCGACAAACACGGACTGGCAGGAAAGAGAGAAATGCCTTTAGATGAGGATTTCAAGACAG gAGCTCTGAGGATAGCAGATGAGGATGTCGTCCATACCATCATTGACTTTCTTTCTTATCTCAAATTAAAAG AAATTGGGGCTCTGGACAGCCTGCCGTCCTCTCTCACATCAGAAGAGATTAGTCAGTCCTAA
- the zgc:110339 gene encoding C-factor has translation MKGNFSKCGSVLITGASRGLGLQMVKQLLATPERPQKIIATVRNPAAAEDLQNLAKAHPDVHVVTLDISNETSVNAASQAVEAIVGANGLNCLINNAAIGMSSDLDSVTRDVMMKTYESNTVSPLFVTKALLPLLRRAAAEGSGMSIQRAAVVNVSSLLGSVQLNWGEGASFKSYAYRASKSALNMVTRCLAADLEADGILCVALHPGWVRTDMGGPMAPLSPEESISSVLSVIAGLKEEHHGGYVDYTGKNLPW, from the exons ATGAAGGGTAACTTTTCCAAGTGTGGATCGGTGCTCATCACGGGAGCGAGCAGGGGTCTCGGCCTGCAGATGGTCAAACAGCTGCTCGCCACCCCAGAAAGACCCCAAAAGATAATTGCTACCGTCAGGAATCCAGCCGCTGCGGAG GACCTGCAAAACCTCGCCAAAGCTCATCCAGACGTTCATGTCGTGACTCTAG ATATCTCCAATGAAACGAGTGTGAACGCTGCATCTCAAGCAGTTGAAGCCATTGTAGGTGCCAATGGTCTGAACTGCTTAATTAACAATGCGGCAATTGGTATGAGCTCTGACCTGGACAGCGTCACTCGAGACGTCATGATGAAGACCTACGAGAGCAACACGGTTTCTCCTCTTTTTGTGACCAAG GCTCTCCTGCCATTGTTGAGAAGAGCGGCGGCTGAGGGAAGTGGTATGAGCATCCAGAGGGCTGCAGTGGTCAATGTTTCGTCTCTTTTGGGATCCGTGCAGCTCAACTGGGGCGAGGGCGCGAGCTTTAAGAGCTACGCTTACAGGGCGTCCAAG agtGCGCTGAATATGGTAACAAGGTGTTTGGCTGCTGATCTGGAAGCTGACGGCATCCTGTGCGTGGCTCTTCACCCTGGTTGGGTGCGCACTGATATGGGTGGACCAATG GCTCCTTTGAGTCCAGAGGAGAGCATTTCGTCCGTGCTGTCCGTCATTGCTGGATTAAAGGAGGAACATCACGGTGGATATGTGGACTACACTGGGAAAAACTTACCCTGGTGA
- the gal gene encoding galanin peptides isoform X2, protein MHRCVGGVCVSLIVCAFLTETLGMVIAAKEKRGWTLNSAGYLLGPHAIDSHRSLSDKHGLAGKREMPLDEDFKTGALRIADEDVVHTIIDFLSYLKLKEIGALDSLPSSLTSEEISQS, encoded by the exons ATGCACAGGTGTGTCGGTGGAGTTTGTGTGTCTCTCATTGTGTGCGCGTTTCTGACGGAAACACTCGGGATGGTGATCGCG GCAAAAGAGAAGAGAGGATGGACCCTGAACAGTGCTGGTTATCTCCTCGGTCCTC ATGCCATTGATAGTCACAGGAGCCTTAGCGACAAACACGGACTGGCAGGAAAGAGAGAAATGCCTTTAGATGAGGATTTCAAGACAG gAGCTCTGAGGATAGCAGATGAGGATGTCGTCCATACCATCATTGACTTTCTTTCTTATCTCAAATTAAAAG AAATTGGGGCTCTGGACAGCCTGCCGTCCTCTCTCACATCAGAAGAGATTAGTCAGTCCTAA